Genomic segment of Eriocheir sinensis breed Jianghai 21 chromosome 51, ASM2467909v1, whole genome shotgun sequence:
acacacacaggttaaaaTTGACActtgaatgaataaatatataaataaataagaaaggaagacaatATCAGAATCTATTAAAAGATACCAgaaccccccccaaaaataagTAATTAATAAATCAATATACGTAAAGTTGAAGGAAATGTTAAAATTCTGACTAATCAAATACGGAAGACCGAGGTTAGTTGTCACTGTCAATTGCCTTAATTAAGGGTTTTGGTTGCGCGGTTTGGCTGTCCGCTCGCTTCATATCACATTGCAACCTCATTGATGATATCCAGTTGATTCCACAGCGTTGGAGCGCATCATTGCTAGAGGCAATACGAAAAGTTGAAATGACCTGCAAATTTTTGTTTCTGACAACCTCTAATTTTTCTTGTAGGTGAGTGATCAATTGTCTGTTGAATCGAATCTGTCATTCATTAGTTTCCTTTCCCTCAACCAAAAAAGCAGGAAAGATCAGAGGTACTTCTCATAATCTGTATCTCATCCACTAATCTGTCATTCAATATTTCACTCCCATTCAACACAGCATTCAGGCATCTGGGGGTGGTACTGTAAAGCCATACTCACCTCCCTCAAAGACTCCTCCAACTGTTCGTTGCAGTTAACATCACAGGCCGGCAATACCACGAGGGATTCATGGTGCAAGCCAAGGACGTGGACAGTGGGGCAGTGATCGGGTTCTGGGATGTGGGAAAGAACAACACCCTTGCCAAACCCATGACCTGCTGGAGCCAGGTATGCATGTGTCTGAAGTAGTCATGTATCAGATGTACACATCCGCATTATTTGTCACATCCGCAACTCTGataaatgaaacatctgcatcagcatccgcatttgtgatgaAGTAAACATCAACAGCATCCGCTGTAGTCATGTATCAGATGTACACATCCGCATTATTTGTCACATCCGCAACTCTGataaatgaaacatctgcatcagcatccgcatttgtgatgaAGTAAACATCAGCATCCGCATCCGGatctgcaccacacacacacactggatgtggtggatatattttatacattataGTCACAGACTCAGAATGCAGAGTACAGAGCttgcaaagttgaagaaaataaattaatgcaTGTATACTTACGGTAATTATCTACTAAAATTACaccttgtattcattttctttcaaatttacgcAACCTAATGTGTTAAGTGTTTATGGAGGGGCAGAAGgaagtttaataagtttctctttccactgcgacatccatctggggctccctagggggcctcatggaatggcctgaccgtgcggcgaattttttttatcatgattgattgatagtttattgttgcaggtaaacaacaagggagaagggaggaacatgctatcccaacccccaggcagggcatgttatcgatttcacccacgagtatctttttttcctggtattattatatattgttggttttggaagagattattctgccttatgaaagaaaaaaatgatcaaGAAATGCAAACAAATAGCGAAGTTTACCGACTCTGAAAAAACAAATTAAAGGTACAACTCGCGCTCACAaactgcctgctgagaggcaactatTATGTATATGCCAACTAAGccacgggcaattatcacttcaaatccaacggcacgagttgacaattagtttattttataggtctagcttggatctaTGATGCGAAAAACTTTGACACGATTCTtagatactttatttttggcaaATTTTTTTAAAGTTAGTGACAAGATTCGAGTCAAAAGCTGATGTAGACAATTCCGTTTTGACGCGAATAGCATCGCGgtgcatgaaagggttaagtttaTGTGCATGTTTATTATTAAGGCAAAAAAGCTGAGTTCCTCTTTAATTAATGCAACTTCTTAAAACTTATTATCTTCTCATTATAAAGTACAATTTACAGCACTCTACATAACACCACACAGTAATATTACCTTGTGTAAAGTATACGGGGAGGCAGTGGCCGAGCGGTCAGTGTGCGGCGTGGAGAGCCCCCagaggacctaggttcgagtccccaccgatgcacgctgacaattttcaaccatcacagagtggtggaagattacccacatgctgcccagatcttcagtcaaccctaattTCAGTGACTTTGTTCAAGAAGAACACCGGGagacagcatgggccaagcaagagtcatacatcatggaaaccactataaataaaattcgcctgtgccactaatGGTCTGGGGGCACCCAAGAGACCCCttgagaaagcctaccggtgctataggcaccacctaaaaataatatatatatatatatatatatatatatatatatatatatatatatatatatatatatatattgcatgcCTAGAATTTTGTGTGACAATCACTGAACAGTTCCTAGACTCTTCCCAAGTCATCTATAAATTATCATCATCTCATTATATACTAAAGCTTGTAAAACCCACAAGGCACCACATAATAATACGAAAGTGCTATACTGCTACATCATCTGAGTCCATCAAAATGAATAGATAGTGAACAGATGCATAAATAAGCCTGTATACTTTTATAAAGGAAGCAAGGCCGAAGCAATCAACCATTTTACCTGTAACTTTTACTCCTTGTTTCTCTGTCAAGAGGATGGAAATATAATGACAGTATAGGTTCGTAGAATTACTTTAACATGTTATCAAGTAATCCCACCCACTATATTCTTGCTTATATTATCTACCAAGCATCACAATAATATGAAAGCGATATACTACTGCATCATCCGAGTATATCAAAACGCTTCCCCCCTCTCCAGGACGACACGGTGACGCACACAAATGAAGACCACAAAAACAAAGTCTCCGTGTTATGGAACGCCCCCGCAGACTACAACGGCACGGCTGTCTTCAAGTAAGTGTTTGTTTGAGCCACTGACTAGAATGTGGTGATTATTCATTTCTACCTGTACCCATATAAATAATGCGAATATGTTTTAGTCTCCTTAGAACAGAGAACCAACTGAGTGCACATCCTTGTGTGTCACCAACTAGAACAcagtcatttttttatttgtcccCATATAAAAAATGCCATTTCAGTTTCCTTTGAACTACTTTAATCCGTCTCTAAGTAATCTTGCCCATTGCTGAGAGCattaccttcttttccctcccttagaGCGACGGTGGTGAAACGCTTCAACCTGTTCTGGGTGGGCATCACCTCTGACCCCCTCACCGTCACCTACGGGTAGCCCCCATCACGCTGCAAGTCTGAGAGTCCGGCTGTGTCTGACTTACTGTTGGTACACTTTTTATTGGGTTACAGTAAAGATGAAggataatattctctctctctctgataaaggGTAAGCTAGTAATTTTCCTCCACCACATAGAGCAGCGTCACCATTTCTTGTCGACCTTACTGATTATGATGTGGACACTGGATTTTTATGGACTCTTGCTTCACATTACACTGTTTGTTGCAAGTTGTGTATCCTTTAATTCCAACCTCCTCTTGTATTATTTTATCTTGTGGGAACTTTAATTCAGTTGCCATCAGTTTTGTGTCTTGATGCTGCAGTACAGTAACTTCATTTAACAGCAAATCTAACCTGTATGGTAGCAAATGCTGCTCCCTTGACTAACCAGAGTTTACTGTGGGACTGAAGGTTATTattaagagaaagataaatacatAACAGATATCCATTTTTTAAAGATTCACCACATAATGGCAACACCAAATAGTTGGTAGTAACTTTTTATTTAATTCATAATGTctcgaacaaaaaacaaaaaatatttaactCTAAACACATGCTGGTTATACTCATAAATGCACCAAACGAAATATATAAGAAATTTGTGAAAAAGTTTTAGCTCCAAGTCTCACATGTATACAAAATTTCATATCTGGTCTTTTATATAAATAGAAACAATATTTCAATGGACCTGACTGTACAAGTGATGGTGTTTGAGTAAGTTCATATAATATCACAGATACTACTTTGCCCACAACGCAGCGTGGAGCACTGACAGGAGAATCATCCCTCAGAACACGGGAGATCCTTTTCCCGAGTGCTGCCATCACATTTCTGAAGAAGTTGACAGAAGACAGGAATCACTTTCATCTGCAAGAAATTATAAACGTGGAAAATTGTAGAAAAACAAAGGCGTTAATGATGACATTGTTACTCCAATACTTGTCCCTTCATATATTACAAATAAGACCTTTTGTGATGGATGAAATAAAaatttattagtagtattagtactaTCATTATATCCGAGACACAGGGGCTTCGAACAAATGTCTGTATTTCACCATGTTCCAAGGAGTGACTAAGAGGGACACGGCTCCTACGATCCAGGAAGTTAAGACTAAAGACTGATCGGCCTTTAGCAACCTTTGCTGAGATACTCTTCAGAATAACCAAACAGCCTTTATAAATTCCCACCCTGTCTCGGTAAGAAACGGTCTTGGATGATAATATAgtttttttatgctcattttaTTAGGAAGAGGGGCATTTTTTATGGCTATATGCCCGTAGTGATGCCAACCCCTCTACTGCAGGACACAAGACAATGCAAGGCAGGTGTTCCCTTCCATGCCCCAAGATATGTTGACTGTACATAACAATCCTCACATATggaagtgaaacatgggcctagAATGAAAGTCGGagatctagagtgcaggcagtggaaatgagttatttgaggagtacttgtggtgtgagtagaatggatggaatgagtaatgaaagtgtatgagcattttggaatgtgtcacatgggtgaagggaagaagtgtggagtggtggaagaagtgaagcgacaatctttaaagtggtttggccacatggagcaaatggaggagagtaagatgaccaggagggtgtatgtgagtgagatagagggagagaatgttagaggacgacctccagtgaaatggagagatacggtgcaggagtatgtcagagagaggggtgaaagatctttgagaaactttgagcaggcaaggagggagtgtctgaatagagaaagatggaaactcttctgccgtggccatcccctggtgggagctcctaggagcaggcgtcaaagatgaatgaatttAATTTCTTTGCAAATAGTTCTATTAAATAGTTTCATGATAATCACTTACCATGAATGCAAACAAAGTCATCAGGTTCAAACATTGGTGACTCAAACAACTGCTTGTTGGACTCCAGGCTCAGCCTTCTCATGTTGGAAATTGATTGTCGGCGAGAAGAAACACTTTctgaaaataatggaagagagacTGTAGATATAATATCAGCACCATCACTCACAGGGACAAAATTTTTGATGTAGCAGTTAATTTATGGATGCATCTATCAGTTCTTTAGAgtgtaaaattatatatatttaccagttcACATCTTGAGAAAGAACAAAAGTAAAACCGGCAACACTCTCACCAAAGAATATGGGTAAACGTCCTTCCTCAAATCTGTTATACATAGTGGTGGTCACGGTTCCGCTAATCTGTTGACACCTAACtagcaaagctaactttttcATTAGCTAATTAACGTTTTTGCTAATGTTGGAAACAGTTAGCAGACCAATTAGCTTCAACTAAATGTAGTTTCTCCTCCGctaacttttatgacgcgtttagcgtcatcgtgcgccaggaccttaaTACCCTTGATGACgcaaaacgcgtcatcgtgcgcaaGAGGGTAAAGAGATATTTTCATGGCCATTATGACAATTTCACAATATCTTGATGATGATCTATGTAGGTGGTGTCACCGGGATGAGAATGTGCTGGAAATTACAAGAATTActtgagatggtttggtcatATGGAGGATAACTATTGGCATATTGACAAGAAAACAGTAAGGCCTCTATGAGTGAGGTGGAGAGTGAGGGGGGTAAATGCAGGATAGAGATGaggtgaatggatgagtgagttAAGTTTCAGCAAATGACAGCAGGGCAGGGTGAGATGCAGGAATTTTGCTGGTGGCTTTCTTTGTGTGGTGACTTGTGGTTGAGTTGGGCCAACTCACCTCTTCGTATTTGTTCACCAACATTTTTGTTGGCAAGAAGTGATACGTCCAGTTCTCCACCCAAAATGGAATCTGTGAGGGTGTCAAACACTGAAGTCTCAGGCAGGAGGGACGACACGGACTGTGTCTGAGCCTCAAACTTGTGGCTCATATACTTGGCACTGACGAACACCTCATCACGCTCAGGGCTGTCTTGGAACTCCTGTACAGTTTAGAAATGAAAAAACATTTTGAATTTTTAAAGTTACATTCATAACTGGATTAACAGTCACGGGATACCTGGGGCTTAGCACATTCTAGAGGCCTTTGATAAGAATATGAAATTTCCAAGACCTATTTTGTCCAGTAAGGAAGGGCCAAAAGATTACAGCCCATGTAGCACCCAGGTTTAGATCCAGCCCTGCTTACATGTTAGTTGCTTTCCCATTTGGTGGCTGTATCTATTCACAGCTATATCATCTGACCATCTGCCATACAGAATGTTCTTACCTGTGTGTTGGTGTCAATGAGTGTGGCATCTTCATCCAGACAGAGTAAATTCTGCATCCTGGCAAAGTTGCTGTAATATTCCTTGCTTACATCTTTGCTCAGCCAGTCACCAACACTCAGGTCTGTGGTGGTGCTTTCATAGCTTGTGGTGACAGAGGTTTTATGACACTTGATTTCCTCTGTTTTGATGTTGTCACTTTCTGGGGCAAGTGATGGCTGAGAGCTTTTCAGTTTTTCAACATAGGAAAGGAAGTTTGGTTTTGATTTGGTGCCTTTTGCATTTTCCTTTTGGGACATTGAATCACCTTTCTCAGAAGACTGCTGCAGTTCAAGCAAGAAATCTAACCTTGCCTTCGAGTGATTTCTGAGTTCAGTGATGGTGTTGTTCTCCTTATAAAAACTCTCAGCAGGTAACCTTGAGGAGAAAAGGTTACTTCCCGGAGACGTATCAACCCCATCAAACTTGTCAGGTATTCGGAGCCCCAGAGGTGACCGAGTGTTTGTGGTTGGTGGCGTCTGAGTGACAAAATGGAGCTTCCTTTGGAGACCCGGGATCGAATCTTTCCACCTCCCGTCACGTTCACCAAGGGATCCGTTTCGCTCCTGTGACATCAACGGAGAATTTTGGTTATCGACAAGTGAAGCCTCGCCCGCTGTCCCACGGAACACACCGACTTGGTGGCCGGGTCTTCCTAGCACTGGGGTGTTCAGCCTAGTCAGCATCTCCTCAAGCAGTGTGGAAGTTTTTACACTCCTGTTCTGTGACTGAATGGCGTACTTTCCATTTTGCATATGAAAATCTTTGTGAGGAGTGCTG
This window contains:
- the LOC126982673 gene encoding putative defense protein 3, encoding MSVFVATSTLLFLLALPLTRSYPNYVPAEACERMTPGHHPFKPQTKCSPFEVIVSQESIVAGSSVTVNITGRQYHEGFMVQAKDVDSGAVIGFWDVGKNNTLAKPMTCWSQDDTVTHTNEDHKNKVSVLWNAPADYNGTAVFKATVVKRFNLFWVGITSDPLTVTYG